One part of the Glycine soja cultivar W05 chromosome 11, ASM419377v2, whole genome shotgun sequence genome encodes these proteins:
- the LOC114376231 gene encoding cyanogenic beta-glucosidase-like → MAFKGYFLLGLIALVIVRSSKVICEEAANTVSPIIDISLSRKSFPEGFIFGAGSSSYQFEGAAKEGGRGPSVWDTFTHNYPGKIMDRSNGDVAIDSYHNYKKDVGMMKDMNLDSYRFSISWSRILPKGKRSGGINQEGINYYNNLINELVANGIQPLVTLFHWDLPQALEDEYGGFLSPRIVNDFRDYAELCFREFGDRVKYWVTLNEPWSYSQNGYANGRMAPGRCSAWMNLNCTGGDSSTEPYLVTHHQLLAHAATARVYKTKYQASQNGVIGITLVANWFLPLRDTKSDQKATERAIDFMYGWFMDPLTSGDYPKSMRSLVRTRLPKFTVEQSKLLIGSFDFIGLNYYSTTYASDAPQLSNARPSYLTDSLVTPAYERDGKPIGIKIASDWLYVYPRGISDLLLYTKEKYNNPLIYITENGINEYDEPTLSLEESLIDTFRIDYHYRHLFYLQSAIRNGANVKGYYVWSLIDNFEWSSGYTSRFGMIFVDYKNDLKRYQKLSALWFKDFLKKETKLYGSNK, encoded by the exons ATGGCATTCAAAGGTTATTTCCTTCTCGGCCTCATAGCTCTTGTTATTGTTAGGTCTTCCAAAGTTATATGCGAAGAAGCAGCTAATACAGTTTCACCTATTATTGACATTTCACTCAGTCGGAAGAGCTTCCCAGAAGGGTTCATATTTGGGGCGGGATCTTCCTCTTACCAGTTCGAAGGGGCAGCAAAGGAAGGTGGTAGAGGACCAAGCGTATGGGATACCTTCACCCATAATTATCCAGGAAAGATCATGGATAGAAGCAATGGAGACGTGGCAATTGACTCATATCACAACTACAAGAAAGATGTTGGGATGATGAAGGATATGAATTTGGATTCATATAGATTTTCCATTTCTTGGTCAAGAATTCTCCCAA AAGGAAAGCGAAGTGGAGGCATAAATCAAGAAGGAATCAACTATTACAACAACCTTATCAACGAACTAGTGGCTAATg gtATACAACCACTTGTGACTCTCTTTCATTGGGATCTTCCCCAAGCATTAGAAGACGAGTATGGTGGCTTTTTAAGTCCGCGCATAGT GAATGATTTTCGAGACTATGCGGAACTTTGCTTCAGGGAATTTGGTGATAGGGTGAAGTATTGGGTTACATTGAATGAGCCATGGAGTTACAGCCAAAATGGCTACGCAAATGGACGAATGGCACCAGGTCGTTGTTCTGCATGGATGAATCTGAATTGCACTGGTGGTGACTCTTCAACGGAGCCTTATTTGGTTACACATCACCAACTTCTTGCTCATGCAGCAACTGCTCGTGTGTACAAGACCAAGTATCAG GCATCTCAAAATGGTGTGATAGGCATAACCTTGGTAGCTAATTGGTTTTTGCCGCTCAGAGATACCAAATCTGATCAAAAGGCTACAGAAAGAGCAATTGATTTCATGTATGGATG gtTTATGGATCCATTAACATCTGGAGACTATCCAAAAAGCATGAGATCACTTGTGAGGACACGATTGCCAAAATTTACTGTAGAACAATCCAAACTACTTATTGGTTCATTTGATTTTATTGGCCTAAACTATTACTCTACAACATATGCCTCTGATGCACCTCAGCTAAGCAATGCTAGGCCTAGCTACTTAACAGATTCTCTTGTCACTCCTGCAT ATGAACGTGATGGAAAACCTATAGGAATAAAG ATTGCTTCAGACTGGTTATACGTTTATCCAAGAGGAATTAGTGATCTTTTATTGTATACCAAGGAAAAGTACAATAATCCTTTGATTTACATCACTGAAAATG GTATAAATGAATATGATGAACCAACGCTATCACTTGAAGAATCTCTTATAGATACCTTCAGAATTGATTATCATTATCGTcatctcttttatcttcaatcagCAATtag GAATGGCGCAAATGTTAAAGGATATTATGTATGGTCTTTGATTGATAATTTTGAGTGGTCTTCGGGCTATACATCGCGATTTGGAATGATCTTCGTGGATTACAAAAATGATTTGAAGAGATACCAAAAATTGTCTGCACTATGGTTCAAGGATTTTCTCAAAAAAGAAACCAAACTTTATGGCTCCAATAAATAG
- the LOC114376228 gene encoding cyanogenic beta-glucosidase-like, giving the protein MAFKGYFLLGLVTLVLVKSSKVTCEEESVNTVSPIIDISLNRKSFPEGFIFGAGSSSYQFEGAAKEGGRGPSVWDTFTHNYPGKIMDRSNGDMAIDSYHNYKKDVGMMKDMNLDSYRFSISWSRILPKGKLSGGINQEGINYYNNLINELLANGIQPLVTLFHWDLPQALEDEYGGFLSPRIVKDFRDYAELCFREFGDRVKYWVTLNEPWSYSQNGYANGRMAPGRCSAWMNLNCTGGDSSTEPYLVTHHQLLAHAAAVRVYKTKYQASQNGVIGITLVANWFLPLRDTKSDQKATERAIDFMYGWFMDPLTSGDYPNSMRSLVRTRLPKFTAEQSKLLIGSFDFIGLNYYSTTYASDAPDLSEARPSYLTDSLVTPAYERDGKPIGIKIASDWLYVYPRGIRDLLLYTKEKYNNPLIYITENGINEYNEPTLSLEESLIDTFRIDYHYRHLFYLQSAIRNGANVKGYYVWSLFDNFEWSSGYTSRFGMIFVDYKNGLKRYQKLSAQWFKNFLKKERRLYSSSK; this is encoded by the exons ATGGCATTCAAGGGCTATTTCCTTCTCGGCCTCGTTACTCTTGTTCTTGTTAAATCTTCCAAAGTTACATGCGAAGAAGAATCAGTTAATACAGTTTCACCCATTATTGACATTTCACTCAATCGGAAGAGTTTCCCAGAAGGGTTCATATTTGGGGCGGGATCTTCCTCGTACCAGTTCGAAGGGGCAGCAAAGGAAGGTGGTAGAGGACCAAGTGTATGGGATACCTTCACCCATAATTATCCAGGAAAGATCATGGATAGAAGCAACGGAGACATGGCAATTGACTCATATCACAACTACAAGAAAGATGTTGGGATGATGAAGGATATGAATTTAGATTCATATAGATTTTCCATATCTTGGTCAAGAATTCTCCCAA AAGGAAAGCTAAGTGGAGGTATCAATCAAGAAGGAATCAACTATTACAACAACCTTATCAATGAGCTACTAGCTAATG GTATACAACCACTTGTAACTCTCTTTCATTGGGATCTTCCTCAAGCTTTAGAAGATGAGTATGGTGGCTTTTTAAGTCCGCGCATAGT GAAAGATTTTCGAGACTATGCAGAACTTTGCTTCAGGGAATTTGGCGATAGGGTGAAGTATTGGGTTACATTGAATGAGCCATGGAGTTACAGCCAAAATGGCTATGCAAATGGGCGAATGGCACCTGGCCGTTGTTCTGCATGGATGAATCTGAATTGCACTGGTGGTGATTCTTCAACGGAGCCTTACTTGGTTACACATCACCAACTTCTTGCTCATGCAGCTGCTGTTCGTGTGTACAAGACCAAGTACCAG GCATCTCAAAATGGTGTGATAGGCATAACCTTGGTAGCTAATTGGTTTTTGCCGCTCAGAGATACCAAATCTGATCAAAAGGCTACAGAAAGAGCAATTGACTTCATGTATGGATG gtTTATGGATCCATTAACATCTGGAGACTATCCCAACAGCATGCGATCACTTGTGAGGACAAGATTACCAAAGTTTACTGCAGAGCAATCCAAACTACTTATTGGTTCATTTGATTTTATTGGCCTAAACTATTACTCTACAACATATGCCTCTGACGCACCTGATCTAAGCGAAGCCCGTCCTAGCTACTTAACAGATTCTCTTGTCACTCCTGCAT ATGAACGTGATGGGAAACCTATTGGAATAAAG ATTGCTTCTGATTGGTTATATGTTTATCCAAGAGGAATTCGTGACCTTTTATTATATACCAAAGAAAAGTACAATAATCCTTTGATTTACATCACTGAAAATG GTATAAATGAGTATAATGAACCAACATTATCACTTGAGGAATCTCTTATAGATACCTTCAGAATTGATTATCATTACCGTcatctcttttatcttcaatccgCAATTAG GAATGGCGCAAATGTGAAGGGATATTATGTATGGTCTTTGTTCGACAATTTTGAATGGTCTTCAGGTTATACATCACGTTTTGGGATGATCTTCGTGGATTacaaaaatggtttgaagagatacCAAAAGCTTTCAGCGCAATGGTTCAAGAATTTtctcaagaaagaaagaagacttTATAGCTCTagtaaataa